A region from the Chionomys nivalis chromosome 22, mChiNiv1.1, whole genome shotgun sequence genome encodes:
- the Slc2a6 gene encoding solute carrier family 2, facilitated glucose transporter member 6 isoform X1, whose protein sequence is MQEPLLGSEGLDYDTFPEAPASPRERTRAGVLQNRRVFLATFAAVLGNFSFGYALVYTSPVIPALKLSSDPELHLDKKQASWFGSVFTLGAAAGGLSAMVLNDLLGRKLSIMFSAVPSVIGYALMAGARGLWMLLLGRTLTGFAGGLTAACIPVYVSEIAPPGVRGALGATPQLMSVFGSLSLYALGLLLPWRWLAVAGEGPVLVMILLLSFMPNSPRFLLSKGRDEEALQALTWLRADSEVHWEFEQIQDNVRRQSSRVSWSEARDPRVYRPILIAVLMRFLQQLTGITPILVYLQTIFDSTSVVLPSQQDAAIVGAVRLVSVLIAAVTMDLAGRKVLLYVSASVMFVANLTLGLYIHFGPRPLTPNSTLGLEIMTLGGTEQPPATSFNYLTLIPLLATMLFIMGYAMGWGPITWLLMSEVLPLRARGVASGLCVLVSWLTAFVLTKYFLLAVNAFGLQVPFFFFSAICALSLLFTGCCVPETRGRSLEQIEAFFQTRRMSFRP, encoded by the exons ATGCAGGAGCCCCTGCTAGGATCCGAGGGTCTGGACTATGACACCTTCCCCGAGGCGCCCGCGTCGCCGAGAGAAAGGACGCGGGCCGG GGTCTTGCAAAACAGAAGGGTGTTCCTGGCCACTTTTGCTGCTGTTCTGGGCAATTTCAGCTTTGGGTATGCCTTGGTCTACACGTCCCCAGTCATTCCTGCGCTGAAGCTCTCTTCTGACCCAGAACTACACCTGGACAAAAAGCAGGCATCCTGGTTTGGG TCCGTGTTCACCTTGGGTGCCGCAGCTGGGGGCCTCAGTGCTATGGTACTCAATGACCTCCTGGGCCGGAAGCTcagcatcatgttctcagctgTCCCCTCGGTCATTGGCTATGCACTCATGGCTGGTGCCCGTGGCCTCTGGATGCTCCTGCTGGGGAGAACACTGACGGGCTTTGCCGGGGGACTCACTGCTGCCTGCATTCCG GTATATGTGTCTGAGATTGCACCCCCTGGTGTTCGTGGAGCTCTTGGGGCTACACCGCAGCTCATGTCCGTGTTTGGATCCCTGTCTCTCTATGCCCTCG GTCTTTTGCTGCCTTGGAGGTGGCTTGCTGTGGCCGGGGAGGGGCCTGTCCTCGTCATGATCTTGCTGCTTAGCTTCATGCCCAACTCGCCTCGCTTCCTGCTCTCAAAGGGCCGGGATGAGGAGGCACTGCAGGCGCTGACCTGGCTGCGAGCTGACTCGGAGGTCCACTGGGAGTTTGAGCAGATCCAGGACAATGTGCGGAGACAG AGCAGCCGAGTGTCGTGGTCGGAGGCCCGGGACCCCCGCGTGTACCGGCCTATTCTCATCGCAGTCCTGATGCGCTTTCTACAGCAGCTGACGGGCATCACTCCCATCCTCGTGTACCTGCAGACCATCTTTGACAGCACGTCTGTGGTGCtg CCCTCCCAGCAGGATGCAGCCATCGTGGGCGCTGTGAGGCTCGTGTCTGTGCTGATTGCGGCTGTCACCATGGACCTGGCTGGCCGCAAAGTCCTGCTCTATGTGTCAG CATCCGTCATGTTTGTGGCCAACCTGACGCTGGGGCTGTACATCCACTTTGGCCCAAGGCCTCTGACCCCCAACAGCACTCTGGGACTGGAGATCATGACCTTGGGGGGTACAGAGCAGCCCCCAGCTACATCCTTCAATTATCTCACTCTGATACCCCTACTGGCCACCATGCTCTTCATTATGG GCTATGCCATGGGCTGGGGGCCCATCACCTGGCTCCTCATGTCTGAGGTTCTGCCCCTGCGCGCCCGTGGTGTGGCCTCAGGGCTCTGCGTGCTGGTCAGCTGGCTTACAGCTTTTGTCCTCACCAAGTACTTCTTGCTGGCAGTG AATGCCTTCGGCCTCCAggtgcctttcttcttcttctcggCCATCTGCGCGCTCAGCCTGCTCTTCACAGGCTGCTGCGTGCCTGAGACCAGGGGCCGCTCGCTGGAGCAGATCGAGGCCTTCTTCCAAACCCGCAGGATGTCCTTCAGGCCCTAG
- the Slc2a6 gene encoding solute carrier family 2, facilitated glucose transporter member 6 isoform X2, which translates to MVLNDLLGRKLSIMFSAVPSVIGYALMAGARGLWMLLLGRTLTGFAGGLTAACIPVYVSEIAPPGVRGALGATPQLMSVFGSLSLYALGLLLPWRWLAVAGEGPVLVMILLLSFMPNSPRFLLSKGRDEEALQALTWLRADSEVHWEFEQIQDNVRRQSSRVSWSEARDPRVYRPILIAVLMRFLQQLTGITPILVYLQTIFDSTSVVLPSQQDAAIVGAVRLVSVLIAAVTMDLAGRKVLLYVSASVMFVANLTLGLYIHFGPRPLTPNSTLGLEIMTLGGTEQPPATSFNYLTLIPLLATMLFIMGYAMGWGPITWLLMSEVLPLRARGVASGLCVLVSWLTAFVLTKYFLLAVNAFGLQVPFFFFSAICALSLLFTGCCVPETRGRSLEQIEAFFQTRRMSFRP; encoded by the exons ATGGTACTCAATGACCTCCTGGGCCGGAAGCTcagcatcatgttctcagctgTCCCCTCGGTCATTGGCTATGCACTCATGGCTGGTGCCCGTGGCCTCTGGATGCTCCTGCTGGGGAGAACACTGACGGGCTTTGCCGGGGGACTCACTGCTGCCTGCATTCCG GTATATGTGTCTGAGATTGCACCCCCTGGTGTTCGTGGAGCTCTTGGGGCTACACCGCAGCTCATGTCCGTGTTTGGATCCCTGTCTCTCTATGCCCTCG GTCTTTTGCTGCCTTGGAGGTGGCTTGCTGTGGCCGGGGAGGGGCCTGTCCTCGTCATGATCTTGCTGCTTAGCTTCATGCCCAACTCGCCTCGCTTCCTGCTCTCAAAGGGCCGGGATGAGGAGGCACTGCAGGCGCTGACCTGGCTGCGAGCTGACTCGGAGGTCCACTGGGAGTTTGAGCAGATCCAGGACAATGTGCGGAGACAG AGCAGCCGAGTGTCGTGGTCGGAGGCCCGGGACCCCCGCGTGTACCGGCCTATTCTCATCGCAGTCCTGATGCGCTTTCTACAGCAGCTGACGGGCATCACTCCCATCCTCGTGTACCTGCAGACCATCTTTGACAGCACGTCTGTGGTGCtg CCCTCCCAGCAGGATGCAGCCATCGTGGGCGCTGTGAGGCTCGTGTCTGTGCTGATTGCGGCTGTCACCATGGACCTGGCTGGCCGCAAAGTCCTGCTCTATGTGTCAG CATCCGTCATGTTTGTGGCCAACCTGACGCTGGGGCTGTACATCCACTTTGGCCCAAGGCCTCTGACCCCCAACAGCACTCTGGGACTGGAGATCATGACCTTGGGGGGTACAGAGCAGCCCCCAGCTACATCCTTCAATTATCTCACTCTGATACCCCTACTGGCCACCATGCTCTTCATTATGG GCTATGCCATGGGCTGGGGGCCCATCACCTGGCTCCTCATGTCTGAGGTTCTGCCCCTGCGCGCCCGTGGTGTGGCCTCAGGGCTCTGCGTGCTGGTCAGCTGGCTTACAGCTTTTGTCCTCACCAAGTACTTCTTGCTGGCAGTG AATGCCTTCGGCCTCCAggtgcctttcttcttcttctcggCCATCTGCGCGCTCAGCCTGCTCTTCACAGGCTGCTGCGTGCCTGAGACCAGGGGCCGCTCGCTGGAGCAGATCGAGGCCTTCTTCCAAACCCGCAGGATGTCCTTCAGGCCCTAG